Proteins encoded together in one Drosophila albomicans strain 15112-1751.03 chromosome 2R, ASM965048v2, whole genome shotgun sequence window:
- the LOC117573452 gene encoding LOW QUALITY PROTEIN: eIF-2-alpha kinase activator GCN1 (The sequence of the model RefSeq protein was modified relative to this genomic sequence to represent the inferred CDS: inserted 1 base in 1 codon), which translates to MEPQLSSALRDLPNRVLNVPVEERQSLFQNVSAVLSNPGVNSAIVRGICKVIGTTILKYKDPPSQLLIRKLIGDLISVHHDLTIEHMLSVLKTLLKELPAAPAHKSCRSAVVALGWVCLLLKNTNLESSIYKTEKNRLIEYQSLLYQTTLLAQNARVTEAATKIIYDLWENNQIFDETKDTLFKMEATSNVTIMIMMMLQFDADHKHSDILKEYKMKSVEYFVKSMILCKSKPNKAFITACQPLLSTLNESEFNTIYNDLQKAILRSPENTLESIGIIFELINLDCSRYASQIGTVLIKKLYSKGEDARRESLESLKSLSQKCSDSKVIKELLQLIFSILNGSDGKINVAEYRINLYQGAGCLSFNKVAEDQLQDILNMAVDLFWKALETESQDKVICCTLEMFALWSAKFRNELPNVIINIFKTGIEHKNSNQIIRQSYLEWLLSSIHNAEIKDTSNIVPTLYNLYIKAQQNFAQVSSVSEAACIACHLLILEKPSETYSNFWNSLFDMNKQYFLNEKFLSSATTETLCHISFMAKILFKSYLDQIKGPVEPLHRALLNNLCSSSPKVRKYTKEQVVQITKSADGVDFVKLALKEYSKLINTAKIQYEADNSTDQSSTPSQAFVEALEVLCSLENVPRVDSLELTMLLLDISNYPAILSNNPYFWENTIQNNFQLDPKNFIAINEKQIIESYIEQYKICPVSENTIASLVRINPHIIVPAIIKRIKTYLNDESNFNVTNDEFLTFMTPEGELYDKSVIPQADAQYATTGVKRENKVYSYKEQLEEIQLRREIDEKRQKEGKSKTVKLTQKQQELIKNQTEKELRIRTRVQALHEKLMCVISLFKASCTGNETSIALHFYTLLDDILVATSSPLSAEPLTDLYYFINKMCFKTNSELGRTISIATLRLQKPACILKEEWNTPNXNESIMDVISNLNNHVLEKSNLLDSQSFSYAFEFLKRSLIHLDNRSNEEFVLSSIKLIEIHVQEKTKAVDDNESDHPRYLPRLGMLQTLLYLIKKNSTAVQTQAVNALLEVATVSSGGQLNATPDKQIIELFLEALQNNIEAIRDVTLRAMQIMIESIVDYLKSDAELEKQLVARLWIAKFDVSVEIRKLAVDLWDASGFAYPEFDDIICDITHSELCIQKASAESLIPLILNDQSLLKSGLKKMLAIYNEKLTLIPPKLDKFDREIEPAFDQWKPRRGVAIAISQIAQFLSIEDINYLMQFMVSHGLGDREEIVHKEMLAAALKIVDIHGKETIVSLLPVFEEFLDSAPKSQSYDNIRQAVVILMGSLARHLEKDDKRIDPIVKRLITALSTPSQQVQEAVSNCLPHLMPSVKDEVPAMIKKLLHSLSKSEKYGERRGAAYGIAGIVKGLGILSLKQLDIMSKLTTYIQDKKNYKSREGALFAFEVLCTTLGRLFEPYIVHVLPHLLQCFGDSSQYVRQAADDTAKVVMGKLSAHGVKLVLPSLLDALDEDSWRTKTASVELLGAMAFCAPKQLSSCLPSIVPKLIEVLGDSHTKVQEAGGDALKVIGSVIKNPEIQAIVPVLLKALEDPSNNTSACLQSLLKTKFIHFIDAPSLALIMPVVQRAFMDRSTETRKMAAQIIGNMYSLTDQKDLTPYLPSIIPGLKSSLLDPVPEVRAVSARALGAMVKGMGESSFEDLLPWLMQTLTSESSSVDRSGAAQGLSEVVGGLGVEKMHKLMPEIIATAERTDIAPHVKDGYIMMFIYMPGAFPEEFTPYIGQIINPILKALADESEYVRDTALRAGQRIVNLYAETAVALLLPELEKGLFDENWRIRYSSVQLLGDLLYRISGVSGKMTTETASEDDNFGTEQSHTAIIRFLGDERRNRVLSGLYMGRSDVSLMVRQSALHVWKIVVTNTPRTLREILPTLFGLLLGCLASTSYDKRQVAARTLGDLVRKLGERVLPEIIPILESGLNSEQADQRQGVCIGLSEIMASTSKEMVLTFVHSLVPTVRKALADPLPEVREAAAKTFESLHSTVGSRALDDILPFMLENLSNPDPEVAENTLDGLRQVMSIKSRVVLPYLVPQLTAQPVNTKALSILVSVAGDALTKYLPKILSALLEALSQSHGTANENQELEYCQTVILSVTDEVGIRTIMDTLMVSAKSDNVCTRKSSASLLCAFCIHSPGDYSQYIPQLLRCLLRLMADHDKSIIQKAWEALNAVIKGLNPTQQIGYVTDVRQAVRFAASDLKEPELPGFCLPKGITPLLPVFREAILNGLPEEKENAAQGLGEVIFLTSAASLQPSVVHITGPLIRILGDRFNSGVKAAVLETLAILLHKVGVLLKQFLPQLQTTFLKALHDQNRTVRMKAGKALSELVAIHSRADPLFNEIHNGIKSSDDSAVRETMLHALRSIISPSGDKMSEPIRKQVFSTLLTLIGHQEDITRNAVGGCLGAMLKYMPTAQVTDLLNNYILNDNTDDPVTKHGYTVILFVALKECPKEVLLDNFSDKIIGNILANITSEKAPIACNAVRAATYLLEYKLINNNDPPSNVLVSLGRAMNHSSNDVKQLVAKSCIHLSKNLSADQIHLDVLKMLVPTLVNGTKEKNGYVKSNSELALVSLLRLRSDEVTFKKTCDVLETGARDSLSDVVAKVLKRVAAQPPVKEEDLDDTLQT; encoded by the exons ATGGAACCTCAg CTATCAAGTGCCCTTCGCGATTTGCCGAATAGAGTACTAAACGTTCCAGTGGAAGAGCGGCAGTCCTTATTCCAGAATGTGAGCGCCGTGCTGTCGAATCCCG GCGTTAATTCAGCTATTGTGCGAGGCATTTGTAAAGTGATAGGAACAACGATATTGAAATACAAGGATCCTCCATCTCAATTGCTAATTCGCAAGCTAATTGGTGATCTTATTAGCGTTCATCATGATCTAACCATAGAACATATGCTATCTGTTCTTAAAACACTTCTGAAGGAGTTACCTGCGGCACCTGCTCATAAATCATGCAGATCTGCTGTCGTGGCCTTGGGATGGGTTTGTTTGCTATTGAAGAACACAAATCTGGAGTCAAGTATTTACAAAACCGAAAAGAACAGATTGATTGAATACCAATCTTTGTTGTACCAGACCACGTTGTTGGCCCAAAATGCGCGTGTCACCGAAGCAGCCACGAAAATCATCTACGACTTGTGGGAGAACAATCAGATCTTTGATGAGACAAAGGATACTTTGTTTAAAATGGAGGCAACTTCAAATGTTACCATAATGATCATGATGATGTTACAATTCGATGCAGACCACAAACACTCCGACATACTGaaagaatacaaaatgaaGAGTGTTGAGTATTTTGTAAAAAGTATGATCTTGTGTAAATCAAAGCCAAATAAGGCTTTCATAACGGCCTGTCAACCATTGTTATCCACACTTAATGAATCCGAATTCAATACCATCTATAACGATTTGCAAAAGGCCATTCTACGAAGTCCCGAAAACACGCTCGAAAGTATTGGTATCATTTTCGAGCTAATCAATCTTGATTGTAGCCGTTATGCTTCTCAAATTGGAACTGTTTTAATTAAGAAGCTGTACAGCAAGGGAGAGGATGCTCGCCGTGAATCGCTGGAGTCTTTGAAGAGTCTATCCCAGAAGTGTTCAGATAGCAAAGTTATCAAAGAGctgttgcaattaattttctcTATACTGAACGGATCGGAtggcaaaataaatgttgctgAGTATAGAATTAATTTGTATCAG GGAGCTGGCTGTCTTAGTTTCAACAAAGTGGCTGAGGATCAACTACAAGATATTTTAAACATGGCTGTGGACTTATTTTGGAAAGCACTTGAGACTGAGTCCCAGGACAAGGTGATTTGTTGCACCCTCGAAATGTTTGCTTTGTGGTCGGCGAAATTTAGAAATGAGCTTCCCAATGTGATTATAAACATCTTCAAAACGGGCATTGAACACAAAaactcaaatcaaataatacgTCAAAGCTATCTTGAATGGTTGCTATCATCGATACATAATGCTGAAATCAAGGATACTAGCAATATCGTACCAACTTTATATAACCTATACATAAAAGCACAGCAGAATTTTGCACAGGTTTCCTCTGTATCGGAGGCAGCATGCATTGCATGTCATTTGCTAATTTTAGAAAAGCCATCAGAAACGTATTCAAACTTCTGGAACTCCCTTTTTGATATGAATAAGCAATATTTCCTTAACGAAAAGTTTCTATCGTCAGCAACCACAGAGACTTTATGCCACATTTCATTCATGGCAAAGATCCTTTTTAAATCGTATTTGGATCAAATTAAGGGTCCCGTAGAGCCATTACATCGCGCATTGCTTAATAATTTGTGCAGCAGTTCGCCCAAAGTTAGAAAGTATACCAAAGAACAGGTGGTACAAATAACCAAGAGTGCTGATGGTGTAGATTTTGTGAAACTTGCTCTCAAAGAATACAGTAAGCTAATAAACACTGCGAAAATTCAATATGAAGCTGACAATTCCACAGACCAGTCAAGCACTCCCAGTCAGGCATTTGTAGAAGCATTAGAAGTTTTATGCAGCTTGGAAAACGTTCCTCGTGTAGACTCTCTTGAGCTTACTATGCTGCTCTTAGATATTTCCAATTATCCAGCAATATTATCTAATAATCCATATTTCTGGGAGAACACCATTCAAAACAATTTCCAATTGGATCCTAAAAACTTTATTGCgataaatgaaaagcaaattatCGAGTCATACATTGagcaatataaaatttgtccAGTCTCCGAGAACACGATTGCTTCTTTGGTACGCATTAATCCACACATCATTGTGCCGGCGATCATTAAGAGAATCAAGACCTATTTGAACGATGAAAGCAACTTCAACGTTACCAATGATGAGTTCCTGACATTCATGACCCCGGAAGGAGAGCTGTATGATAAAAGTGTTATTCCCCAAGCGGATGCACAATACGCAACAACAGGCGTAAAGCGCGAGAATAAAGTTTACAGCTACAAGGAACAGCTGGAGGAGATTCAGTTGCGCCGTGAGATCGATGAGAAGCGACAAAAGGAAGGCAAATCGAAGACTGTCAAGCTAACGCAAAAGCAACAGGAGTTAATCAAAAATCAAACGGAGAAGGAATTACGTATAAGAACACGCGTTCAAGCTCTTCATGAGAAATTGATGTGTGTCATCAGCTTGTTCAAGGCTTCTTGCACTGGAAATGAAACCAGtattgcattgcatttctaCACGCTACTCGATGATATTCTGGTGGCCACTTCGAGTCCTTTGAGCGCCGAACCCTTGACGGATCTGTATTATTTCATCAACAAAATGTGCTTCAAAACCAATTCAGAGCTGGGACGCACAATTTCCATTGCCACACTTCGACTACAAAAACCGGCTTGTATTTTAAAGGAGGAATGGAACACTCCAA ATAACGAAAGTATCATGGATGTCATTTCAAATCTGAACAATCATGTGTTGGAGAAATCAAATCTGTTGGATTCGCAATCGTTTTCGTATGCTTTTGAGTTCTTAAAGCGGTCTCTCATTCATCTGGATAATCGATCAAATGAGGAATTCGTGCTGTCCAGCATCAAACTAATCGAGATCCACGTACAAGAGAAAACTAAAGCTGTCGATGATAATGAGAGCGATCATCCACGTTATTTGCCACGTCTGGGAATGCTGCAAACTCTGCTATACTTGATTAAGAAGAATTCGACCGCTGTGCAAACTCAAGCTGTCAATGCGCTTTTGGAAGTGGCAACAGTTTCATCCGGAGGTCAATTAAATGCCACACCTGATAAACAGATCATTGAATTGTTTTTGGAAGCATTGCAAAACAATATCGAGGCTATTAGAGATGTCACATTGCGTGCAATGCAAATCATGATTGAATCTATTGTTGACTATTTGAAGAGTGATGCTGAATTGGAAAAGCAATTGGTCGCAAGATTATGGATAGCAAAATTCGATGTTTCCGTTGAAATTCGCAAGCTGGCCGTCGACCTGTGGGATGCATCTGGTTTTGCTTATCCCGAATTTGATGATATTATCTGTGATATCACACACTCAGAACTCTGCATACAAAAAGCATCCGCTGAGTCCTTGATTCCACTTATACTGAATGACCAAAGCCTATTGAAGAGCGGATTGAAGAAAATGCTGGCCATTTACAATGAGAAACTTACTTTAATTCCACCCAAACTCGACAAATTTGATCGCGAAATTGAACCGGCTTTCGACCAGTGGAAGCCCCGACGTGGAGTTGCTATTGCAATCTCgcaaattgcacaatttttatcgattGAAGACATTAATTACTTGATGCAATTCATGGTATCCCATGGCCTTGGTGATCGCGAAGAGATTGTGCACAAGGAAATGTTGGCTGCCGCATTGAAGATCGTTGATATCCATGGCAAAGAGACTATTGTCAGTTTGCTGCCAGTGTTTGAGGAGTTCCTTGACAGCGCACCAAAATCGCAAAGCTATGATAACATTCGCCAAGCCGTTGTTATTCTGATGGGATCGCTAGCTAGGCATTTGGAGAAGGACGACAAAAGAATTGATCCGATTGTCAAGCGCCTAATCACTGCTCTTTCAACACCGTCCCAACAAGTCCAGGAAGCAGTTTCTAATTGCTTGCCACATCTAATGCCATCTGTTAAAGACGAAGTTCCAGCTATGATCAAGAAATTATTGCACTCATTGTCCAAGTCGGAGAAATATGGGGAGCGACGTGGAGCCGCCTATGGCATTGCTGGCATTGTCAAAGGCCTTGGCATCTTATCGCTTAAGCAATTGGACATTATGTCGAAGCTGACAACTTACATCCAGGACAAGAAGAACTACAAGAGCCGTGAGGGAGCTCTCTTTGCCTTTGAAGTACTATGCACCACTTTGGGCCGCCTCTTCGAGCCCTATATTGTCCACGTGCTGCCGCATTTACTGCAATGCTTTGGCGATTCATCGCAATACGTGCGTCAAGCTGCCGATGACACTGCCAAGGTGGTGATGGGAAAACTTTCGGCTCATGGCGTTAAATTGGTGCTGCCATCGCTGCTCGATGCCCTCGATGAAGACTCCTGGAGAACCAAAACGGCATCCGTTGAACTGCTCGGCGCCATGGCTTTCTGTGCTCCAAAGCAGCTATCATCATGCTTGCCCAGCATTGTGCCCAAACTGATCGAAGTTCTTGGAGATTCACACACCAAAGTGCAAGAAGCTGGCGGCGATGCTTTGAAGGTTATTGGATCTGTTATTAAGAATCCTGAAATTCAGGCCATTGTTCCCGTTTTGCTGAAGGCTCTGGAGGATCCATCAAATAACACTTCTGCGTGTTTGCAGAGCTTGTTGAAAACCAAGTTTATTCACTTTATCGATGCTCCCTCTTTGGCTCTAATTATGCCCGTTGTCCAGAGAGCATTCATGGATCGTTCGACGGAAACTAGAAAGATGGCTGCTCAAATTATTGGCAACATGTATTCGCTCACGGATCAAAAGGACTTAACACCCTATCTGCCGAGCATCATCCCAGGTCTGAAGTCCTCCCTGCTCGATCCAGTGCCAGAAGTGCGAGCAGTGTCTGCTCGTGCTCTTGGGGCCATGGTCAAGGGAATGGGCGAAAGTTCGTTTGAGGATCTGCTGCCATGGTTGATGCAAACGCTGACATCGGAATCCAGCAGCGTGGATCGCAGTGGTGCTGCCCAGGGATTGTCTGAAGTTGTTGGAGGATTGGGTGTGGAGAAGATGCACAAACTGATGCCGGAAATCATTGCAACAGCAGAACGGACAGATATAGCACCACATGTGAAGGATGGCTACATCATGATGTTCATATATATGCCTGGCGCATTCCCCGAGGAGTTTACGCCTTACATTGGTCAAATCATCAATCCCATTCTGAAGGCATTGGCCGATGAAAGCGAATACGTGCGTGACACTGCGTTGAGAGCTGGACAGAGAATTGTGAATCTTTATGCAGAGACTGCAGTCGCTCTACTGCTGCCCGAATTGGAGAAGGGTCTGTTTGATGAGAACTGGCGTATTCGCTACAGTTCGGTGCAATTGCTTGGAGATCTGCTGTACCGCATCTCGGGCGTGTCTGGCAAGATGACTACGGAAACGGCCAGCGAAGATGACAACTTCGGCACTGAGCAATCGCATACAGCCATTATTCGTTTCTTGGGCGATGAACGTCGCAACCGCGTGCTCTCTGGTCTCTACATGGGCCGCAGTGACGTCTCCTTGATGGTTCGCCAGTCCGCGCTGCATGTGTGGAAAATTGTCGTCACCAATACGCCTCGTACATTGCGTGAAATTCTGCCAACTCTCTTCGGACTGCTGTTGGGCTGCTTGGCCAGCACAAGTTATGACAAGCGTCAGGTTGCTGCTCGCACTTTGGGCGATTTGGTGCGCAAACTGGGTGAACGTGTTTTGCCTGAAATCATTCCCATACTTGAAAGTGGCTTGAACTCCGAGCAGGCGGATCAGCGGCAAGGTGTTTGCATTGGACTGTCGGAAATAATGGCTTCCACTTCCAAGGAAATGGTGCTTACGTTTGTGCACAGCTTAGTGCCAACTGTGCGTAAGGCTCTGGCTGATCCTCTGCCCGAGGTACGTGAAGCGGCTGCCAAGACATTCGAATCGCTGCACAGTACTGTGGGATCTCGTGCTCTGGATGACATTCTGCCCTTCATGTTGGAGAACCTCTCCAACCCAGATCCTGAGGTGGCTGAGAATACGCTGGATGGCTTGCGTCAAGTAATGTCCATAAAGTCACGCGTGGTATTGCCATATCTGGTGCCCCAGTTGACCGCTCAGCCCGTGAACACGAAAGCTCTCTCCATCTTGGTTTCGGTTGCTGGCGATGCTCTAACCAAATATCTACCAAAAATTCTATCTGCATTGCTCGAAGCCCTGTCCCAATCTCATGGTACAGCCAATGAAAATCAGGAATTGGAATACTGTCAGACGGTGATTTTGTCTGTGACTGACGAAGTTGGAATTCGCACTATTATGGATACTCTAATGGTCTCGGCGAAATCGGACAATGTGTGCACACGGAAATCATCTGCAAGTTTGCTTTGCGCTTTCTGCATTCACTCGCCTGGCGATTACTCGCAATATATTCCACAATTACTGCGCTGCTTGCTGCGTTTGATGGCCGATCACGACAAGAGTATCATTCAGAAGGCCTGGGAGGCATTGAATGCCGTTATTAAGGGTTTGAATCCAACTCAACAAATTGGCTATGTCACCGATGTTCGTCAAGCTGTTCGCTTTGCTGCCAGCGATCTGAAGGAGCCCGAATTGCCTGGATTCTGTTTGCCTAAAGGAATCACCCCGCTGTTGCCCGTATTCCGTGAGGCGATCCTAAATGGTTTGCCAGAGGAGAAGGAAAATGCAGCTCAGGGTCTTGGTGAAGTCATCTTTCTAACCAGTGCCGCATCCCTGCAGCCATCTGTTGTGCACATAACCGGACCGCTGATTCGTATCTTGGGAGACCGCTTCAACTCAGGCGTGAAAGCTGCGGTTCTGGAGACATTGGCAATCCTGCTCCACAAGGTCGGAGTGCTTTTGAAGCAGTTCTTGCCGCAACTACAGACAACATTTTTGAAAGCATTGCATGATCAGAATAGAACTGTTCGCATGAAGGCAGGCAAGGCTCTGTCGGAATTGGTGGCCATTCATTCACGTGCAGATCCATTGTTCAATGAGATTCACAATGGCATCAAGAGCTCCGATGACTCTGCAGTTAGGGAGACAATGTTGCATGCACTGCGCAGCATTATCAGTCCATCGGGAGATAAAATGTCAGAACCCATTAGGAAGCAAGTGTTTTCGACTTTGTTGACATTGATTGGACACCAGGAAGACATCACTCGCAATGCTGTTGGAGGTTGTCTGGGTGCTATGCTCAAGTATATGCCGACGGCTCAAGTTACGGATTTGTTGAACAACTACATACTTAACGATAATACCGATGATCCGGTGACTAAACATGGCTATACTGTTatactttttgttgctttgaaAGAGTGTCCCAAGGAAGTATTGCTGGACAATTTCAGTGATAAAATCATTGGTAACATATTAGCTAATATTACATCCGAAAAAGCACCCATTGCATGCAACGCCGTTCGAGCCGCAACATATCTTTTAGAATACAAACTAATCAATAACAATGATCCTCCCAGCAATGTGCTAGTTTCTCTAGGCAGGGCCATGAATCACAGTAGCAATGACGTCAAACAGTTGGTAGCGAAAAGTTGCATTCATCTTTCGAAGAATCTAAGTGCTGACCAAATCCATCTAGATGTTTTGAAGATGTTAGTTCCCACTCTAGTTAATGGTACGAAGGAGAAGAATGGCTATGTTAAATCCAATTCAGAATTAGCTCTCGTATCCCTGCTGAGACTTAGATCTGATGAGGTGACATTCAAAAAGACCTGCGATGTGCTAGAGACAGGAGCAAGAGACTCGTTAAGTGATGTGGTAGCCAAGGTCTTGAAACGGGTTGCAGCTCAACCGCCAGTTAAGGAGGAAGATTTAGATGACACTTTACAAACTTGA
- the LOC117575758 gene encoding transforming growth factor beta regulator 1, protein MDYKQKYARLKHRVKNYVLENTSIIDEVCLLQAELAAARSERLYLIEKLMFYEGLDKSAIGQIPLSNDSRELTHKYTGEKQIIAKKINKHKIKEISKVPPKTSMFPLKLHNILIHTLGEILPANPNFHTSQWIYPVGYVATRIYAHPRDPRKKCVFTCKILNNAGVPQFQLIPDNDLDGVFFGETANICHQELLNSIQGSMKDTSRVSLQAKGESFFGLSNSRVQSLLLSDPRIEQCVKFKGYSNDNINEMYENTDPTLSFAELQIYLT, encoded by the exons atggattataaacaaaaatatgcaagaTTAAAACATCGCGTTAAAAATTATGTTCTG GAAAACACCTCTATCATTGATGAAGTTTGCCTTTTGCAAGCGGAACTCGCTGCAGCACGGTCTGAAAGATTGTACCTCATTGAAAAACTTATGTTTTATGAAGGTTTAGACAAAAGTGCCATTGGACAAATTCCCTTATCAAACGACAGCCGCGAACTGACCCATAAATATACCGGAGAAAAACAGATCATCGCTAAGAAAATTAATAAGCATAAGATCAAAGAGATTTCAAAAGTTCCTCCGAAGACATCAATGTTTCCATTGAAACTTCATAATATCCTCATCCACACACTTGGCGAAATCCTACCAGCCAATCCCAATTTCCATACTAGTCAATGGATATATCCAGTTGGCTATGTGGCGACAAGGATCTACGCACATCCAAGAGATCCTCGAAAAAAATGCGTCTTTACTTGTAAAATTCTTAACAATGCTGGAGTTCCGCAGTTCCAACTGATTCCCGATAACGATTTGGATGGAGTTTTCTTTGGAGAAACTGCTAACATATGTCACCAAGAATTATTGAATAGTATTCAGGGCTCAATGAAAGACACTTCAAGAGTGTCATTACAAGCAAAGGGAGAATCTTTCTTCGGACTCTCAAATTCAAGGGTTCAATCACTTTTATTGTCGGACCCGAGAATAGAACAATGTGTTAAGTTTAAGGGGTATTCAAATgataatattaatgaaatgtaTGAGAATACAGATCCAACATTATCTTTTGCAGAGCTTCAAATCTATTTGACATGA
- the LOC117575759 gene encoding MICOS complex subunit Mic10-like, producing MPATEVVLSEDKLGKKLDQCISDTIVKGCGGLVIGSVASLLFFKRRVWPAFVGTGFGVGVAYSTCEKSLNSLK from the exons ATGCCGGCGACCGAGGTTGTGTTATCAGAAGACAAATTAGGAAAGAAATTGGACCAGTGTATATCTGACACAATTGTCAAAGGAT GCGGCGGTCTTGTTATTGGTTCAGTGGCGTCtctattattctttaaaagaCGAGTGTGGCCTGCATTTGTGGGCACTGGTTTTGGAGTGGGTGTAGCGTACAGTACTTGCGAAAAAAGCTTAAACTCTCTGAAATGA